CCACGAGCTGCAGTTCGCCTGCAACCACCTCGGCCACTTCGCGCTGACCGGCTTGCTGCTCGACCTGCTGGCCGCCGGGCGCGACCCGCGCGTGGTCACGGTGAGCTCGGTCAACCACCGAAAGGCACACCTCCGCTTCGACGACCTCACCGGCGAGCGCAGCTACTCGCCCATGGGCTTCTACAACCAGTCGAAGTTCGCCAACGCCGTATTCGGGCAAGAACTCCACCTGCGCCTGACCCGGGCCGGCAGCCCCGTCCGCAGCTTGCTCGCCCACCCCGGCTACACCGCCACCAACTTGCAGACGAGCGCGCCGATCGGCCTGTGGCGGCTCGTATTCGGCACCATCGGCAACCCGCTCCTCGCCCAGCCCCCGGCCCGCGGGGCACTGCCGCAGCTGTATGCCGCGACCGACCCGAGTGCGGAGGGCGGTCAGTTCATCGGGCCGGACGGCATGGCCGAACTGCGCGGCGGCCCGACGCGGGTGGAGCTGGCCCCCGCCGCCGCGGACAGCGAGACGGGTCGCCGGCTGTGGGAGCTGTCGGAACGGCTGACCGACGTACGGTTCGCGCTTCCGGCCGCCCGCGCCTGACGAACTCTCGCGAACGACTCCGTCCTCGGGCGAAGGAGAACGGAAACCGACCGCACGCTCCAGGAGACGACGCCGTCCGATTCCCGCCGGAAACAGCAGCACGGAGTGGCCAGGCTTGGCGCTATGCATGACACAGACAACACGTTGCTCAGCTACTTCGACACTGCATCCGAAGGTTTCGGTGACCGGCTGCGGGCGGTACCGGACGGCCGCTGGGAGGACGCCACGCCGTGCACTGAATGGAACGTGCGTCAGCTGGTCAACCACATGATCCTGGGGAGCCGCATCTACACCTCGCTGCTACGTGGCGGCAGCAGCGCGGAGTTCATGGCGGAGCTGCACCAGGACGTGCTCGACGGGGACCCGGCGACCACCTACCGGGATGCGGTGGCCGAGTGCCGGGCGGCGTTCCGCGCCGCCGGTGCGTTCGACCGGATCGTCGACTACCCCTTCGGCCCCGTCCCCGGCCGGCAGTTGCTCGGCCTGTACGTGGTGGACGCGATCACCCACACATGGGATCTCGCCCGCGCGATACGACTCGACGAGCGGCTCGATGCGCCCACGGTGCGCTGGATCCTCGACAGCTTCGAGTGGATCTATCACGGCGTCAGCGAGAGCCCCATTGCGGACAGCGACCGCTATTACGGGCCGCCGACGCAGGTGCCTGCATCGGATGCGTCCGAGCAGGACCGTCTCCTCCACGTGATGGGGCGCAAGCCGTAAAGCCGGGCATCGACGGGGGCCGCCGACCGGCCGCTGCTGCTCGCCTCAGCAAGCGGTCCGCGCCGAAGTGATCCGAAGATCTGGCCGGAAGTCCATGGCAGAGCCGGCAGAGCACGGGTGCGTCTACGGCGGGCGGCGCGGGCGGGTTGATCGGCCGGCGTCTCGCGGGGTGCGTCCTCGTGCAGGTCCTCGTGCGGGCCCTTATGCAGGTCCGTGTGCAGATCCGTCATGGCCGTCGCCTCCTCCCGGCCTTCCTATACCGACCCGCCCTGTTGTGCCAGCCTGCGGACCAGCCGGATCAGGGAGGCGCGCTCGGCCTCCGGGTCTGAGGGACCGCCGAAGATCATGCGGACGGCCTGGGGGACGGTGAACCACCAGGCGGCCAGGGCCAGGACGGCGTAGAAGAGTTCCTCCGGATGCAGGCCGGTGTCCAGCGCTCCGGCGCGTTGGGTCCGGGCGAGCGCTGCGACGCGCGAGCCGTAGGTGGCGGTCCGCTCCGGTTCCTTGAGCGCGGGGCCGCCCCGGTCCTGGAGGCCTTCCCAGTGCAGCAGGCGGATGAACTGCGGTCGGGCCCGGTGGTAGTCGTAGAGCAGACCGGCGTAGTGGCCGAGATCCTCGGCCTGCTCGGCGGTGAGAGGGATGGTCGTCGCGATGCGCTCGAGCTCCGTCTCCAGCACCTGCCCGAAGAGCCGTTGCTTGTTGCCGAAGTACTGGTAGATCCGCTCCTTGTTCACGCCGGCGCGGGTGCCGATGCGTTCGATGCGGGCGCCGTCGAAGCCGTGCTCGGCGAATTCGTCGACGGCCGCGTCCAGGAGGGCTTGTCGGGTGCGTGCGGTGTCCCAGGCCATGCGTCGATCATACGTGACTCCAACCAACCGTTTGGAGATTGCTTGAAAGTTAAGCTAATCTCCAAACGGTTGGTTGGAATTTGATCGCCGAGGAGTCTGCACCCATGTCCGAGCCCGAGCCCACCCCCGCCGCCGCACCCCAGGTCGGCCCGCCGCCCCGTCACCACATGGCCCTGATGATCTGGGTGTCGGTCTTCCCCACGCTCACCCTGCTGGAGCTGCTGTTCCACGAGTGGCTCAAGCGCCTCCCGCTCGTCCTGCAGACGCTCGTGCTCAGCGCGTGCGTCGTCCTCACGGTGGTGTACGTCCTGATGCCCCGACTGCAGCGACTGCGGGCCCGGCTGCTCACGCGTGCCACCCGCTGACACCGCACGTCGTGGCGCATGAGCAAGCCCCCGCCGCATGACGTGCGGCGGGGGCGGGACGGCAGAGGGACGCCGCGCGGGCCGACGGCAACTTGCCGACGGCCCGCGCGGTCAGGAAGGGGTCAGGAGGACGCGCCGAAGTTCTGCGTCCACCACGGGCCGTTCGACTTGAAGTTGATGCCCACGCCGATCTCCTTGAAGGAGCAGTTCAGGATGTTGGCGCGGTGGCCGGGGCTCTTCATCCAGCCGTCCATCGCCGTACGGGCGTCCTTGGGGCTCTTGAAGATGTTCTCGCCGTACGTGCTCCAGCGGTACCCGGCGGCGGTCATGCGGTCGCCGGGGCTCTTGCCCTCCGGGCTGGTGTGGGCGTAGTAGTCGCGGGCGGCCATGTCGTCGGAGTGGCCCTGGGCAGCCGCCTGCAGCTTCGTGTTGATGGTGAGCGGGGAGCAGCCTGCCTTCGCGCGCTCCGCGTTGACCATGTCGACGACCTGCTGCACGTGCTTGCCGTTCGCGCCGCCTGCCTGGGCGCCCCCACCGCCACCGCCGGCCGGGGGCTTGCGGGCGCTGCCGGAGCCGTTGCCGCTCCCATGGCCCGTCGAAGGGGCCTCCTTGGCCTGGGCCGGGGACCGGCCGCCCGGCTTGTCCCCGGCCTCCGTCCCTGCTTCGGTCTTGACCCCGGCCCGGTCCTTCTTCTCCTGCTCCCGGTCCTTGCCCGCGGCCGCCGAAGCGCTTGCGCTCGCGCTCGGGGACGCGCTGCTCGCGCTGGGAGCCGACGAAGCGGCCGCCGCCACGGAGGGATGTTCCTTCAACGCCTCGGTGGGCCGGTCCGTGGCCGACGCGGACGGCGCAGCCGCGTCCGTACGGGTCTCCCCGCCGCCCGACAGCGACTGGGCCACGCCGTACCCGCCGCCCACGACGGCTATCAGACCCACCGTCCCGCCTATGACCAGCGCCCGTCGGGGGCGCTTGCCACGGGCGGCCCGGCGCCGGCGCGGGCCCGGGGTGCCGTCGGACGCCGGGTCGGACATCGGGGTCTCGAGTTCACGATTCATGCGGATCACTTCCGGTGCGGTGTCACTGAGTGCTGGTCCAACACTCAGGAGACGGCGCGACCGGGACTCGATAACAAAAATTTCTGAACGTGTTCGTCCCAGTCCCTCAGGCCGCGGGGCGTAGGGCCTGAGCCCCGGTTCCGCACTCGTGCGCGGAGGAAACCGGTCGCAACGGGGACCGGGCGCTGCTAGCTTGCGGCCGTGGATCTCTTCTCACGTTCTTGGACAGCACTGCGTACAGCGGTCGCCGAACTCCCGGACGAGGACTTCGCGCGGCCGTCCGGCTGCACCGGCTGGCTGGTGCGGGACCTGGTGTGCCACCTGATCATCGACGCCCAGGACGTCCTGATCACCCTCGTGACCCCCGCGGAAACGGAACCGACCCGGGACGCGGTGACCTACTGGAACGTCGAGGACCGACCGCCGACCGGCGAGGACCCGCTCGACGCGCTGACGGTCCGTCTGGCCGCCGCCTACGAAGAGCCTCGGCTGCTGAAGTTCCACCTCGACGACCTCGGGTCCGCCGCCGGTCGCGCCGCCGTACTCGCGGATCCCGCCCTCCGGGTCGGCACCCGCGACGAGGTCCTCACCGTGGCCGACTATCTTTCCGTATACGTCCTGGAATGGACGCTGCACCACCTCGACCTGATCGCACACCTTCCGGACGCGGCGGACCCGCCCGCCGAGGGGCTCGCGGGAGCACGCGAGCTGCTGGAGAGGATCGCCGGTGCGGCGTTTCCCCCGTCGCTCTCCGACAAGGACGCACTGCTGATGGGCACCGGCCGGCGCGCCCCGACCGAAGAGGAGAAGGCCGAACTGGAGAAGGCCGACCTGGGGGAGCTCGCCGCGAAGCTCCCGCTTGTCCTCGGCTGACCGGTCGGCAGTACCCCGAAGCGACGATCGACGCTGCGACCGAATCGCCCCGACGAGGGTTCGGCCGTTCGAGCACTCCCGGGCCGTGACTACCCGTCAGGGCGCGTCTCATCGATCTGGCGACGTCGGAGCTCCTAACATATGCCCACGGCCGGTGAGCCCGCCGGTCTGGTCCTTTCCCGGCGCCGGGGCCGCTGCACGTTCCACGATCCGAACACCGAACCCCTTGAGCGCGTCGCGACCCGATGGCTCAGGCCCGATGCACCGGAGAGCACCCATGAAGATCCACCTCTCCAGCGTCTTCGTCGATGACCAGGGCAAGGCCCTGCGCTTCTACACCGACGTGCTGGGCTTCGTGAAGAAGCACGACGTCCCGCTGGGCGAGGACCGGTGGCTGACCGTGGTCTCGCCGGAAGATCCCGACGGGACCGAACTGCTGCTTGAGCCTTCCGGCCATCCCGCGGTGCAGCCGTACAAGACGGCGCTGGTCCGGGACGGCATCCCGGCCACCTCTTTCGCCGTGGACGACGTACAAGCGGAGTTCGAGCGGCTGCGCGAACTCGGGGTGCGCTTCACCCAGGAGCCGCTGGAGATGGGCACGGTCACCACTGCGGTTTTGGACGACACCTGCGGCAACCTGATCCAGATCGTGCACAGCAAGTAGGGCGCCAGGGCCGGCCCAAGCGCCGGCCCTGGCGCCCGCCGCTGTCACCGTCCGTGCTCAGGTCCGGACCCCTGCACCGGTGAGCTCGCTCTGGGGCCCGTTCTCGCGCCGCGGCAGCAGTAGCGGGGTGGCGAGCAGGAGGACTCCGGCGGCTGCGATCGCGATGCGCGGGCCGGTGAGGGCGGCGAGCAGACCCCACGCGGCGGTCAGGGCCGCGATGGACAGGCTGCTGCTGATCGACCACGCGGACAGGGTGCGGACGACCCGGTCGGGGTCGGTGTGATCGAGCCGGCAGGTGGCCAGTACGGGGTTGAAC
This portion of the Streptomyces roseifaciens genome encodes:
- a CDS encoding oxidoreductase — encoded protein: MTNQRQWTAEQIPDQAGRVFVVTGANSGLGLATTRALARRGGHVILAVRDEEKGRRAVAGITAEQPGAGLEVRHLDLADLDSVRAFAEKLHADHSRLDVLINNAGVMAPPRTLSAQGHELQFACNHLGHFALTGLLLDLLAAGRDPRVVTVSSVNHRKAHLRFDDLTGERSYSPMGFYNQSKFANAVFGQELHLRLTRAGSPVRSLLAHPGYTATNLQTSAPIGLWRLVFGTIGNPLLAQPPARGALPQLYAATDPSAEGGQFIGPDGMAELRGGPTRVELAPAAADSETGRRLWELSERLTDVRFALPAARA
- a CDS encoding TIGR03086 family metal-binding protein, translated to MHDTDNTLLSYFDTASEGFGDRLRAVPDGRWEDATPCTEWNVRQLVNHMILGSRIYTSLLRGGSSAEFMAELHQDVLDGDPATTYRDAVAECRAAFRAAGAFDRIVDYPFGPVPGRQLLGLYVVDAITHTWDLARAIRLDERLDAPTVRWILDSFEWIYHGVSESPIADSDRYYGPPTQVPASDASEQDRLLHVMGRKP
- a CDS encoding TetR family transcriptional regulator encodes the protein MAWDTARTRQALLDAAVDEFAEHGFDGARIERIGTRAGVNKERIYQYFGNKQRLFGQVLETELERIATTIPLTAEQAEDLGHYAGLLYDYHRARPQFIRLLHWEGLQDRGGPALKEPERTATYGSRVAALARTQRAGALDTGLHPEELFYAVLALAAWWFTVPQAVRMIFGGPSDPEAERASLIRLVRRLAQQGGSV
- a CDS encoding CAP domain-containing protein, translating into MNRELETPMSDPASDGTPGPRRRRAARGKRPRRALVIGGTVGLIAVVGGGYGVAQSLSGGGETRTDAAAPSASATDRPTEALKEHPSVAAAASSAPSASSASPSASASASAAAGKDREQEKKDRAGVKTEAGTEAGDKPGGRSPAQAKEAPSTGHGSGNGSGSARKPPAGGGGGGAQAGGANGKHVQQVVDMVNAERAKAGCSPLTINTKLQAAAQGHSDDMAARDYYAHTSPEGKSPGDRMTAAGYRWSTYGENIFKSPKDARTAMDGWMKSPGHRANILNCSFKEIGVGINFKSNGPWWTQNFGASS
- a CDS encoding maleylpyruvate isomerase N-terminal domain-containing protein; the encoded protein is MDLFSRSWTALRTAVAELPDEDFARPSGCTGWLVRDLVCHLIIDAQDVLITLVTPAETEPTRDAVTYWNVEDRPPTGEDPLDALTVRLAAAYEEPRLLKFHLDDLGSAAGRAAVLADPALRVGTRDEVLTVADYLSVYVLEWTLHHLDLIAHLPDAADPPAEGLAGARELLERIAGAAFPPSLSDKDALLMGTGRRAPTEEEKAELEKADLGELAAKLPLVLG
- a CDS encoding VOC family protein encodes the protein MKIHLSSVFVDDQGKALRFYTDVLGFVKKHDVPLGEDRWLTVVSPEDPDGTELLLEPSGHPAVQPYKTALVRDGIPATSFAVDDVQAEFERLRELGVRFTQEPLEMGTVTTAVLDDTCGNLIQIVHSK